Within Microcebus murinus isolate Inina chromosome 8, M.murinus_Inina_mat1.0, whole genome shotgun sequence, the genomic segment caaatctGAGCACCTTTTCCAACCCATGTAGTAATACAGCTCACATAATTTTGGTAACAGAAAGGGGCACAACACAAATCTAGCAAGCTTTCAAAATCCGTTCACCCAGCCTGACCTGAAGGGCGGTCACTTGAGCTGTgaatgagcaagagaaagaaaaaaaaaatctgtgtctgACAACACAGCAGCAAACCTCGGTAAGGAACATAAAAGGCACACACTACCCAAGCCCTCGTGGTGAATGCTGTAGACCCTCACGATTTGCAAGCTGGAGCCCCCGTTTTCCTTTCACTCTGAGCTCCCTCCCAGCGTAGGAGGATCAGTTTTCCTCCATCTGACGTTGCTCAGGCGCTTTGCAAACTGCAGGTGCCCAATAAAATGTACAGAGAGCCCAAGGCACGCTCAAACCAAACGACCCCACAACAATGCCAGCCACACACAGCACCCTTATCTCCTTCTCCCCCCCATTGGCAAGAGAGGTAAATGCAAGAACCCCCAGCCAAGCCCATCCAGCCGGCAGCCACGTGCGGTCGCCCCCCTCCTGACCCCGGatctggaggcaggaaggaggaacgCGGCCTCGTAGTAAACCGTAgtaaagagaggaaggaaacaaaatgGGGCGCGTCACATGGCCACGGCCTggatttttctcaattaaaaaccAGAGGAAGCGTGCGTTTCCGGCCCCCGTCAGTGGGCCGGCTGGACTTGTTCATTCTTAACCCTGGTCTAGACACGCGGCCGTGGCCGAGCGCACAACACGCTCCGTCCGGGGGCGCGGCGCGGAGGGGTGCTGGGCTCAGTTCCGCGGGCTCTGTAGGGACAGGGTGGCAGAGGACCAGCCGGGGACGCTCGGCCCGCCGGCGCCCGGGACCCGCGACCCAGGGCCCCACgccgaggccccgccccgcgcccgccgcaaCTGGGCGGCGACTCGCGCTGATTGGCTCTGGCGGGGGCCAATCAGCGCCCGCCCGCCTGGGGTCAGCCGCCGCAACGAGGAGCCCGGGGGGCGGGGGCTCGCCCGCCACCGCCGCCCGCGCGGCCCGGGAAGGGGCCCGGCCGCCCaggggccggcgggggcgggaggCCCGAGCGCGGGCTCGCGGCGGCAGATTCCCCCCCGACCCCAGCAACAGGGGCTTGCAGGAAGGAGGGGCAGCCGGCTGCCAAATGAAGAGGGAGGAATGCAGGAAGCGGAGGTGACCCGGAAAGGGGAAAGTGCCGGGGCCGAGAGGGCTCGCGCCAGCCAGGAAGGCCACACagcgaggggaggggagagggagggagaggcggGCGTGGAGGTGCCGTGTCCCTGaaatcacaaaaaagaaatagagtgaaagaaagagaaatggccagattcttgattttttttttttttattttaaggaaggcGGGCATAACAAAGAATGACAAAAAGCAGAAACTGAACCTAGAAGGGATGACTCGGCTCTGTCTGCCCAGCTGCCGTTTCAAAACTAAAAGGCAAACTGACGCCGGCTAAAGGTAGCGCGGCTGCCCTGAGCTGGTGTGAGACGCCCTTTTTGCCTTCCTTCTCGGGGTCCCAGTTCTGCACTGTGCAGACAGGAGGCCACAAGCACTGCGAAATTCTGAAGAGGAGCCAAAAAAGGCCAACGTCAGGAACAAAGGGAGTGGGAGGGGGTAGTGCTGGAAAACTATGAACAGCAGGTCATAACTAAGGTCAAGGAGACACGGCTTGAcaagagaaaggagaaacagaaaaggtgCTGGACTGGATGCTAAGGGGAAGGGCATCCAACAAGTCCTGGCTCCTGAGCTCAGTGCTCCACACGTGTTGTCCTTTACTGAACAATGAAAAATGCTAAACAAGCGGAGAGGTTAGGTTAGAAAGAGCGCACCCCCTCATGGTACCTCTCTTCCTTTCACCATGTTTCAGGTTTTACCTGAGAAGTGGGAAAGAGAGGCAAAGAGGGCAAGTGCTGAGGAAGTGAGGAAAACAATGTTTTCACAAACATAGTCATTCGGAGCAGCAGAAGCTGTTTGCCATTCACAGGTCTgacttctttctgtctctcagaTGATAACCGACTGTCAAATAACATCTTTAAACTCAACAGGGCAAAGGCAAGCAAGCAGAAATGAGGATGTAAACGTGCCAGTAGCCTTTGGTGCCCCACTTAAAACACAGACATTTACATCTTACACATTGTAGAATTTTTCTGGCATGGTGCAAAGTACGGTATATTGTTACTCCACAATTTATTAGGGATATGGTTATATGAttacttcagaatattatattttcccaaagaaaGTTAAGAATATAAGgttggagttttgttttttaatcttccacacaaggaaaattttattttaaaaccctttttaaaaatgagaattctaTTTGGTCATCAATTTTCTATATAGAGCAAACATCATTTATTCTACTCTATAAAGAGAAACCaatataaattaagaaagtaaGTGAGAAAAACTTATTGTTTCTTagtttcttctttcatctcttttaaaACCTAAATTTTAGTTCTGCTAGGTTTGTTTCCTTCAAATTCTCATTACTTTATCAATGAAGCACTTTATAATACAAGTGGTTAAAGTGTTACAGCCCAACTCCCAAAAACATCacttaaaataaccaaaatttataCTGTTGACGTTGATATCTACAATTAAATCTCTATTCTAGTTCATGATGAAaacaaatgttgaaataaatactgatcaaataaatgcctttttataACAATCGCCTAAAATCTTAGTTTCTTCAAATACCTTTGTCTTgttctacaaaatatagaatgATATGGGTCAAATATTAGAAACAGAATCAAGGAGACTGACcgcataataaataaatacctatcTATAAGAATCCAAGGCACAAATTAATTTCTTATGAGTGGACACATACTAAGAAAAATTAATGCTTTTCAAAGCTCATTCTGTGCAGCATATATAAAATTCACAAGATAATCAGTTTGTCAGAATAAAGTGTTTCCAAATGCTGGAAACTTCTGCAATGCCAACTCATCAcattatttgcaaactatactCCTCTCTTCTACCCGCAATTATGACCACCAAAAAACTGGCTCAACAGAACGAAGGGCAGGCTAATTTCCTAttacaaatgtttttcattttcaatacaGCCTTAGCCACAGAAGACCTAAAGCCAACTTTCAACATTTACTGAGGTGTCTACTCTTGAACTTAAAGTTGAACAACAAATATCTTTTAAGTGAAGAGTACATAATTTAGCCCTAACAttcaaggcaaaacaaaacaagacctcCATGTTCCTGACTTATCCCTTCTTTTCAACATAAAAATGTGAAGGAATTTTACAGAAGATATACAGTAGCCCCAAATGATATGTGTGGCATCTCAGTGCAAGAAGAGACAACTGCAAGCCAGACATCCTGGGATGAACTTCCATAACTCTTAACTAATAATGGGTCCCAGATGCATGCAGAGTTGACTGCATGCCCTGTCTAACAGTGGCCATGGCATGGATGtgaataatatttcacaaatCCTGGtacaggaacaaaaagaaaatgtcaccACTAATGACTTTCTTGAGAGACAACAGACAGATAGTTACTTCTCTTTAAATATGTAGGTCTTAAAAGCTATTTCTCCTGAATCTTTTTAGGGCAGCACAAATAGAAATCAATGTTTCCCACTGCTGTTTACGTTGCCTTGGTATTGTGAAATCACAGAACAAAAGTACACAGAGTAACCCGATAAGATCCCCCTTAAGGGGTCTGAGAAACTATCTTAAAAGAAGAGTTTTAGCCCCTGTattaacaatcttttttttttatagaattgtTCCTTCCAGGGGCTGACCTAAATATATAGtcaaaagaaaactttaacaTAGAGATTAAGATTCTTATATGTGAACTTTACAAACCTCAGAACTGGCATTACagaatataagtttttaaaatactacaaAAGTACTTCACTTGGGAATTCTCAAATGAAAAAGCTCGCCTGAGGCTGTTCCTACATGTTTATTTGACTCTCTGCCAGGTGTCACTGTGGGGTGGGGATCTTGTGTGCCCTGAGGATCTAAGTGCATTCTCCCTGAGGAAGCAGTAGGAAAGAGTTGGAAGGGGtggaggcagagaacagaattCATGCACAAAGTTAAAAGCAGTTTTGTCTTCTGACTTTGTCACCATGAAACGCACCTGCTGTGATGTCCAGATGAGCTACTGGCGGTCCTCTGGCTGCTTCTGGAAACTGATGCTGGCATAGGCGCTTAAATCCTCACTGGAGCGGCGGGTGGAGCTGCTTTCCCCGCTGCCCAGGGGCTGACGAGGGGGTGTTGGTAGGGGAGGCTGTGGTTGAGCAGGGCGCTCCTGAGAGCGCTGCTTGAAGTCCTTGACCAAATCCAGGTCTATGTAGTTAAGACCATTCTCCAAACCCCCAGCAGCCCCACACACTTGGGCTGACTCCTTGGGGGCTTCCCCAAGCTCCCCAGGCTTCAGCCACACATTCTCAAAGGAAGCAGAGCTGTGGCGTTTCCCATcttcactgctgctgctgccgcctccGCTGCTAGCCCCTACTGCAGCCCCCCCTCCTAAGGGCACTGTGTTGCCCACCCGGGTGGCACTAGGTGTGGAGCAGAAGGTCTCGGAGCTATGCCTCCTCCGGCACCCTTGTGGGTCTGCACGGATCACTTTGGCACTCTGGTTGCGGTTGGGACTGAGGTTCACCCGGGTGAAGGCGCTCATGCCCCCGGGTCCCTGTGGGCCCCCCAGCAGGGATGCTTGGGCAGCCAGCTCAGCTGTCCCTTGAGGTGCAGCAGGAGAAGCAGAGGCTgctgaggatgaggagggagCAGCCGTGGCAGCCCTGGGCAGGCTCACCTCCCGTGCAGCAATGCCTGTCCGCATGTCAGCATAGCTGACCGGGGCAACTGGGGAGGTGTCCACGTAGCTCTGACGGGGACAACCCATCTGCATGGTCATATAGTCGCCACGGCTGCTGGGTACTGCCCGGGTGGGCCTGCAAACACTCGTAGCCCCAGGAGGTGCGGGGCCCACTCTGCCCATCTCAACCCCGGAGCTCTCCTGCCAGGCTGCCCTCCGGCCCGGCCCCAGGTCCATTTTCATGTACTCCTCAGTGCCAGTCTCTTCCTCTCTGGGAGTTGGCTGGAGCTGGGATGGACACCTGACTGAAGGCGAGCTGTGGGAAGCCACGGGGCCAGATAAATAGCCAGGCTGATCACTCCCAAATTCAATATTCACATATTCCCCTGGGCTTTTGGGCTCCGGAGGGTGCagcaggggctgctgctgctctcGGGCCCGAGGTAAGGTGCTGGCCTTAGGATCCCCCAGGGATAGCCTCGTGGGCCGAGCCAGGCGGCTGTTGGTCTGggcggctgtgtccactttccgAGGCAGATGGGGCTGCAAGACCTGATGGTGGTGGGCATGCGGGAGACCAGGCTCCAGCCTAGCCCCACAGTAGCCCCCACCAAGGCTGTCGCTgctggtggaggaggaagaatcTTCTGCCGCTGCAGCATAGAGAAGGCGACCAGAGCTAGAGGAAAGGCGGAGGTGCTGGTGCCGGGCACCCTCCTCTGGCTCCCCAGGACGCTGAGTGTGCTTAAAGGACCTTGGCAATGAGTAGTAGGAGAGGACTGGCTTGTGCTGGGGGTATTCAGGGCCGTAGTAGCAGCCGGAGGGGCTGCTGGTATTGGAGTCCCCCACTGGCGACATGTTCATGTAGTCACCTGTGCAAGGCAAGAGCTTGCCACCACTGCTCTCCACTGGAGgcttggggtggggcagggcgggaGAGTGGTGGCCCCCTACACCATTTGTCCAAAGCTTCCCGTAGCTGCTCCCAGAGGGGGcagcactgctgctgctgctgggcccaCCTCCAAGGTCAGGGGAGCAGCTGCCGCTGGGGGACATCATCATGTAGCCATTGGGGTCCACTCTCTGGGGATGGCGTCTGATGGGGTTGATGATCTGCTGGGGGGCAGACACGCTCTTGGGGCTCATGGGCATATAGTCCCCACTGCTCTTTCTGCTGCTGGGCACTGGGGCCACCCCCGGGGACATGGGCATATAGCCATCGTCGGTGTGGAGGGTGGAGGTATCTGGGCGGTGGTGGCCCCCCTGAGGCTCCATGGGGTGCATTTCCAGACCCTCCTCCGGGTAGGAGTGGGTGGGCACGAAGGCGGAGTGCCGGTGGCCCGGCAGTCGGCCTCCACTGCCACCTCCTGGTGGGTAGGCAGGCATCATCTCCGTATACTCCTCGATGGAAGCCACTGAGGACTGGGACGGGGTCTTCTGGTGGGAAATGGTAGGGGATGTGCCTGCCGAGTGAGTTCTCTTTCGGAAACGATTATCCAGATCTGCAGCACTGGCTGCTTCATCCCCAGCCAAGGCTGGACTGGTGCCCAAGCCAGCTCCCGGGATGTAGCGGTGGCCATTGCCACCCCTAGACAAAATGTAGTGACCGTTGGGGGCGGTCAGGGTGGAGGCCCCCTTGCCGCCCATGCAGATATAGTTGCTCAGCTCCTCTTCACCACGGGCCGGTGGGGTGTGGCCCAGGGAATCTGGAGTGACACTGCGGAAAGAGCTTCGGAAATCGCAAGGACTGGAGCCATACTCGTCCGAGGAGATGAAACCGCCATCGCTGGGGGACCCGGACACAGAAGCACTAGACCGCCGTGGGAACAGGCAGTCCGAGGTGGAGCCGTGGCCACTGGTGCTGCTGGACGACAGACTGACCGGGCTGGTGGCCGAAGGCGAGCAGCGAGAAGAAGGCATGGGGATAGAGCGGCTGTGGTTGAGTGGGGGGTGCAGCCGGGCGCTGCCCCGATGCCGGTGGGCGTGGGTCCTGTTGGTGCTAGGACTCACAGGACTGCCATCCACCGAGGCCGGGCGTGACATGGTGCCTTCGCCGTCGCTGGAGGCGCGGACGCGGAAGGAACCCGGCTTTCCGCCCACCATGCTGGCTGGGGAGGTGGCGGTGATGCTCTCGGTGCGCGATCGGCGGGTCAGCCCCACCTGGCTGGGCGGGGGGTTGTTGAGATGGTGCCTGCGCAGGGGGACGCTGATGGGGTTGGAGCAGTTGGATGAGGACTGGCTCTTGCTGCGAGGGCGGAACTCATCACTCATGGCCCGCATGGCCTCCAGGATGGTCTCGTGCATGTTCTGGGCCACCACCGAGTCATCCACCTGCATCCAAAACTCCCCCGGCCCCGTCACGGCGGAACGGCCCACCTCGATGAAGAAGAAGTTCTCCGAGTGGCCGCAGCGCCTGATGTTCATTAGCTGCAGTACCACGGCGGCTGCCTCCGAGTTCAGCTTCACGAAGCTGATGGTCTTGCTGGTCAGGCAGAGGCGGTAGATGCCAATCAGGTTCTTTGTCTGACCCAGGCCCTTGGGCTTCAGGATCACCTGCCAGACCTCTTTGAAGGCGGGTCCTGGGGGCGCATCCCCGTAGCTCAAGTCCTCCCCAGCCTCGCCCAGGCCAGAGCTGCCGCTGCAGCTGCCCCCGCCGCCTCCCAGCCCGGATGCTGCAGCCCCATCGTGGTGGCCCTTGGCACGGTTGTGCAGCTGCAGGAGAGCCTGGTACCAGCTGTCTTGCTCAGCCTCGCTGTCCGCCGCGATGGCAAAGTGCTCGTCCCGGGTATAGAGAGCCACCAGGTGCTTGTTCTTGGAGTCAGCCCGCTTGTTGATGTTGAAGCAGCTCTCAAGGGGGATCGAGCGTTTGGGGGCGCTCGACTTGTGCCGCCACTTCTTCTCGTTCTCGTAGTACTCCAGGCGCGCCGGGCCCCCTGCCTCGCTGGCCGCCCGCAGCACGAAGAAGCGCTTGTGCATGCTCTTGGGTTTGCGCAGGTAGCCAACCTTGCGCACGTCCGAGAAGCCGTCGGTCTCCGGAGGGCTCGCcatgctgccgccgccgccgccgccgagcaGAGGGAGGCGCCGCAAAACAACTGGGTGGGGGGCGGAGGCTCCTCGTCGCGGCCCCGCACATGCAAACAGGGCTGGAAGCCGCAGAAACCCCGACTCCGAAATCCACGCCGCCCCCCGCGCTGGGGAGGGGaagccacaggaggacgcagcaGCTGCGCCGAGGAGATAGCCTGAGATAGCCTGAGCGGAGTTCACGGGCGTTTCACGCCCGGGGGGGAGGCCGTGCGTCCGGGGTGAGGGCGGCCGCGATCCTCCGGGGGCCAAGTCTCCTCTCGGCCGCCGCGGTGGGGAAGGAGCGAAGATGCATCTCTCGCTGCCCCGGCTGGAGTCCAGCGCAGggacgcggcggcggcggcccggggtccCTGCGTTGCCCCTTCAGGCGCGCGCGCCTTCCCTCCTGAGTTCCCCTCTGGAAGTAGCGATTCCCGAGGCAAATTAAATATCCTTGGGCAGGGGGAGGCGGGCTGCCAAGTCCCAACGTTGCACGGggttctccctcctcctccttcgcctcctcctccgcctcctcccaccccccaaccGTCCCCGCCGCCACCAGCCGCCCAAATACCAGCTCAATCGCGGAGACCGCGGCGCTGcggctgttgctgctgctgctgtcgccGCCCGCGGACGCGTCCTCTGCAGCCCCCATTCGGGCCCATCTCGGCGGGCGGAGAAAGTGGCTTTTCCACGCGAAACGCTACCGGGCAGCCAGGGGAACCGGAGACGGGCCGGAGGGACAGGCTCATCCCTGCCCCTCGCTCCAGtcggcaggggaggaggggaggggacgagGGCGGGAGGCGAGGGGGGAGGTTTGGAAGGATTCGGGGAAGACGCCTGTTCCCCGCGAGGCGCTGCCGCTGCAGTtacttctcccctcctcctcctcctcctcctcctcggagAGTTGCCGAGAGCCCCAACCAAAACAAGCGGCGGCGTCTGGCTCTGCGCGCCGGCCCCCTCCGACCGCGCCGCCGTCTCACTCGGAGCAGAAAAACACGTGACGGAGCCTCCGCGCTCGGCAGCCGGGTCGCCGCCGCCGGGAGGCTCCCGCCCGGGTCTCTACATTCCGGGCCgagcccgccccgcgcccgcccttCTCCGCCCCCCGGCCGTGCCGCAGCGGCGCCCGCTCGGGGCCCGGCGCAGCGCGAGGACAGCGCCCCTGCgcggccgcccgcccgccaggGCGcagcgccgcccgccccgcgcgccaCCCAGGGCGCCCCCGACCCGCAGGAATCcccgcggcgggcgcgggcggggtgTTTGGGTGGTTACCCGAAAGCACGAGGGGAGTCTGGGAAAACGGGAGGGGGGCGAGCTCGGGAAGACGCAGGAGTGAGGGTGGGGGACGACGGGGGGGCACTGCGGCGGCGGAGCCCCGAGTGGGAGGGCCGGGGAGGAGAGGGCGCGGGAGCTGGGCTGGATCTTACCTAGCAGGTAAGATCGACCTCTGGGAGGAGGTTTATGGTCAAGGCTTTTTCTCCCAGGAAATGTAAAAGCTGGGTTTCCGTTTCAGGGTGATGGGCCATAGTGAGGAGACCTGTATTTTTGTAAGGAAGGGACCTCTGGGCCAGCCTTCAACCTTGGAACCCCCGGGTTTGCTGCCCTGAGGTACCTCGCGAGAGCGGAGGGACACCCAAGGGCAGTGCTTGCGGGGAGACATGGTCACTCCAGCAGGAGACCAGGGATCCCCAGGAAGCGTCTCACGTCCCGCGCAGTGGGATCAGCCGCTGATCAGTTAGGGAGAAAACGCGCATATCATTTTCGTCCTCTCCCCTGGCCCACCCCACCGAGAGGACATTCACACCTGAGGGCGAGGGCACGGGGGAAATGAGACGCCCCTTATCATATTCCGAAGTCtgcttgtgattttaaaaagatgtagGGAACCTACAGAAGGTTCGTAAGGCCAAAACCCTAATGTGCAAATATTGGCTGAAATGTTTGTTTCACACACAGCTATCCACACCCATTGAACCACCCTATAAATTTTTAACCTTGACCACAAGGATAATCGGGAGAAAACAAGGATGGTGCCAGCTCAACTATACAGGAAAATGGGTACTTCATGAGCAGAACAGGTCAGCAGCCTGGGTCTTCTTGGAGAGCCTCTTACACGGCTGGGTCTCAGTCTCCCCACAAGCAAACGCTCCCCGaagttttttggttgtttttctccttttttaaagctgacCTGTAAACAAGCAGTCTGTCCCTGCTTGCTCAGCTGGCATTGAGAGCCTGCAAAGATGACGTTTGTCATTCTGTTTCATGCTATCTTATTTTTCCACTCTATTCCTGGCCGGTGTGGGGTTTCCGCCCCCTTTCTAcgcccgggaccctcctcagcctccagctCCCGAGCACTGCAGGATGCTGGCAGGGACACGCCGCAGTCCGGGCGCTGGGCATGCTCAATGGCAGGACGCGCTGGGCTGCGGGGAGCGCGCCTGGGCCTAaagcgggggaggggcggggcgagtTTCCTGGGGAAGCCTGCTGATTGGTGGGGTTGCCTGTCTTTCAAGCCTTGCACTgcaggaggggaggtggggagagggggttAGGGTACTAAGGTAGGTTGCAAAACgtagtagggaaaaaaaaaagaagaagaagaaaaagaggaggaaggagaaaaagaaccaTAGGCGCCATTCAGAGGCGTGCGATCCGTGAATTGGGGTATCGGGCATCTACACAGGGGCGACTCCCTACCGCAGCCTGGGAGCCCCTCATTTCTCCTCTCACCTTCCTGTCCCCTGCCATCGTGCATCCTCATGTAAACCTGGTTAATCTATAATTTGAGTACACATGTTGAATTGAAAgccctccctccttttcctctGACAGCTTAGTGATGTGGGCGCACGTGCCCACTACAAGGCTATAAATAGCAGATATTTGGGAATGGTAGCAAGGCAGCAATAACGGCGACTGAAATTCTGGGGTATAGAGTGCGTTATAGGGGGCGGGGTAGGGAGATGCGGAATGGAGACGCCTGAAGTTAGTGGAAAAGTGTAACTGTGCCTGGTTTTACCCTAGGCAAGAAAcaagaaagataataaaagggCTGTTTACCAGTAACAATGTATTCTAGATAAGGCCAAAGGGATTTTTTTATAGGTTTGATGTTTAGCGCTGGAATGGGGTGAGGGAGTTCTTCACATTTTGTAGGAAAACAACTCAAATCCATAGATTTTTACTGTTCACATGACTCCATCCCTACCTCCCCCTCCACGCCAAAAGAAGCTAAATAAAAGGACTGTACCGCCATGGGAAACAAAATACCCCGTCCTTTCAGGAAACCAGATTGCTGTGACAAATTCTGTTCAGACCGTTGGGTTTCCTAAGGAAGATAACCACTGATCATAGAATGTTATTGCCATTTTTCTACTTTCGGATATTTTACTACCGATGTTCAAGgtggttaatatttattttaattatactatGGTAAGTTCAATTGttccctacattttttttttattaatgggtTGTGATAACTCTGGAAATGCAAATTTTTGTTTGGTTCATATAATACACAGAATAGAAAGAGGTTTCTGTGGAATACAACGGAAGTGATGCTGAGCAGGTACGCGTATTATCCTGTCACCTTATGCTAAATTAGTCTTGTGGTGTATTGTAATGAAATACACTGTATGAAAAATTTACTCCTCACTGAAAATTcgcaggaatggaaaagcaaccTATCACCAAAATATGTTGCTCAATGCTGCCATCTAAGGGACAATCGGAGCCGATTTGTGTAGCACGGTAAAGTGCGTTTTAAAAGAGGGCTGAAATGATTCATTACAATATTGCTTGCTGCGAAGATGTCGGTATCACAAATACAGTTATGATTCAAGGACTTAAAACTTTACATGCTATGGGCGCACTTTTGGGCAACAAGTCTACAATTcgttttaaaatggaattattggCCTATGTATGACACTACCAAGAAAATGTTACAAGAtgcaggggtgggaaacctgtggccttaaggccacatgtggccttctaggtccctAAGTgcgattcagtcaaaaggccacacttaaggacctaaaaggccacatgtggccttaaagcTACAGTTTTCCCACCCTTGAATAGGTTATCACATATATCCCTAAAGTGCGTGAGTTGGGTAAAGGTGTAACTAATCATGTGAAAATGAGAACACATTTCTTATGCCAAATAGATGCTTTCCTTAAGATGAATGAGTCAAGACGAAAGGAGCTGTTTAAACATTGGCATCTCTTAGAATTCATTTAGGCAATTTAGAACAATGCTTAAAGGAAAATCAAAACTAGtggattttatatcattttaaggtCTATTTTTATTCTAAGATAGCTCAATAGtaacaaatatttgaatgccTATTCTGAAAGGCAATATGAAGTATGTAAAAAGAGATGGTGGCTTCTTATAGCTTTTATGAGGTAATAAGAGTGatagtataaaataaagataattgatgactaaagttgtgtgtgtgtgttaaatgtCAAATAAGTGGTATTTACTTAGAGCAGATGGACATCATGGTAGACAAAATAACCAAAGAAATCTTTATGGAGGAGAAGAGTCTTAAGCTTAAACCTGAAGGGTTGCTATAACTCAGATAAGTGAgaggcagaattttttttcccatccaagtTTTTTTGGAGTGTCTACTTGTGTTTTAGGCATTAGGCTGCACTGAGGATTTAGCTATCTGGGGTATGATGCTACCCACAGGAAGATGAGTAAACACAAATACAGAGCACTATGGTCTCTTTTATGGAAAAAGTAAGCAAAAGCGAATGAGACCACATAACAACATTGCCTTCTGACATAAAAATTATCAGTCACAGACGGTACAATTTGATAGTCTGTAAGGTGTTAATATCTCTTTTCTTGATAACTGTGTTTTCCCATGTAATTAAAACCTTTCATCCTTTTAGACTGAAAAATGTGAAATGGTAGAATTAATAGTAAGCTCGAAAGCCACATTTGGCTTGAGAACTTGCTAGATCAGGACTGCTTAGAcctgaggatcttgttaaaatgcagagtcTGGTTCAGAAGGCTGAGAGCAGGCTGAGGTGCTGAATTTTAAACACACTGGAGGAGATGCTGATTCTGGGTAGGCACCACCCTTTCAGTAGCACAGGTCTAATGACTGATGGAAAGGCACAATGGTACGGTGCTGTGAAATGCAAGCAGGGTACTTACAGTTTAgtgttatatacatacaaaataaaaaccaaccacaattaaaaattctattaattaattaactgaGGCATCACTGCATTTGGGACTTCTCTCTTCTCAATCACAGATATCAAATCTTTCTGATAAGTGTGAAGAGTTATTCTCTCACTTagatgtttgtgtttatttttcaaggtgtgattaaaaatgcatatttcttaCCCCATGCAAGTCCTACTGAACCAAAAATCTCTTAGGGAAGGAAGGACCACtagtatttgcattttaagcaGCATTGCAAGAGATTCTTATTTACACACTAGAATTTAAGAATCATTGGCTAAAGCACAAAGGAAATTTTTGTGCTTTTGTGTCGAAGTATTTAGATACTTCGACAATAGGCAAATGCACAACCATAACCAGTAAACAAGGTCTCCACCGGTGGGAGGTTTAGAATAGGCAATGACCCGAGCTTGGGTAAGTCTCAGGGCCTTTAAGAAAAATCAGCTCTTGGCAATCAGCTAGCGAGAATCCAGTTCTACTCATATCATGATTTCACCCCTCATCCATCTGGAGAACTTAGGGAAAATAAATGCACTGAGACCTA encodes:
- the IRS1 gene encoding insulin receptor substrate 1 — its product is MASPPETDGFSDVRKVGYLRKPKSMHKRFFVLRAASEAGGPARLEYYENEKKWRHKSSAPKRSIPLESCFNINKRADSKNKHLVALYTRDEHFAIAADSEAEQDSWYQALLQLHNRAKGHHDGAAASGLGGGGGSCSGSSGLGEAGEDLSYGDAPPGPAFKEVWQVILKPKGLGQTKNLIGIYRLCLTSKTISFVKLNSEAAAVVLQLMNIRRCGHSENFFFIEVGRSAVTGPGEFWMQVDDSVVAQNMHETILEAMRAMSDEFRPRSKSQSSSNCSNPISVPLRRHHLNNPPPSQVGLTRRSRTESITATSPASMVGGKPGSFRVRASSDGEGTMSRPASVDGSPVSPSTNRTHAHRHRGSARLHPPLNHSRSIPMPSSRCSPSATSPVSLSSSSTSGHGSTSDCLFPRRSSASVSGSPSDGGFISSDEYGSSPCDFRSSFRSVTPDSLGHTPPARGEEELSNYICMGGKGASTLTAPNGHYILSRGGNGHRYIPGAGLGTSPALAGDEAASAADLDNRFRKRTHSAGTSPTISHQKTPSQSSVASIEEYTEMMPAYPPGGGSGGRLPGHRHSAFVPTHSYPEEGLEMHPMEPQGGHHRPDTSTLHTDDGYMPMSPGVAPVPSSRKSSGDYMPMSPKSVSAPQQIINPIRRHPQRVDPNGYMMMSPSGSCSPDLGGGPSSSSSAAPSGSSYGKLWTNGVGGHHSPALPHPKPPVESSGGKLLPCTGDYMNMSPVGDSNTSSPSGCYYGPEYPQHKPVLSYYSLPRSFKHTQRPGEPEEGARHQHLRLSSSSGRLLYAAAAEDSSSSTSSDSLGGGYCGARLEPGLPHAHHHQVLQPHLPRKVDTAAQTNSRLARPTRLSLGDPKASTLPRAREQQQPLLHPPEPKSPGEYVNIEFGSDQPGYLSGPVASHSSPSVRCPSQLQPTPREEETGTEEYMKMDLGPGRRAAWQESSGVEMGRVGPAPPGATSVCRPTRAVPSSRGDYMTMQMGCPRQSYVDTSPVAPVSYADMRTGIAAREVSLPRAATAAPSSSSAASASPAAPQGTAELAAQASLLGGPQGPGGMSAFTRVNLSPNRNQSAKVIRADPQGCRRRHSSETFCSTPSATRVGNTVPLGGGAAVGASSGGGSSSSEDGKRHSSASFENVWLKPGELGEAPKESAQVCGAAGGLENGLNYIDLDLVKDFKQRSQERPAQPQPPLPTPPRQPLGSGESSSTRRSSEDLSAYASISFQKQPEDRQ